A region from the Haemorhous mexicanus isolate bHaeMex1 chromosome 12, bHaeMex1.pri, whole genome shotgun sequence genome encodes:
- the RRAD gene encoding GTP-binding protein RAD — translation MTLNRGDKRRGSTPFAAQQHLHRRSMPVDERDLRPLPPDELSGLVRCTSYSPGGEHRQSWASDSSDSVISSGSDSDGSLYKVILLGEHGVGKTSLARIFGGVEDCADAEEAGNTYDRSIIVDGEEASLVVFDIWEQDDSQWLQNHCMKMGDAYIIVYSVTDKVSFEKASELRIQLRRARQTEDIPIILVGNKSDLVRSREVSVDEGRACAVVFDCKFIETSAALHHNVKDLFEGIVRQIRLRKDSKEDNARRMANAKRRESISKKAKRFLGRIVAKNNKKMAFKAKSKSCHDLSVL, via the exons ATGACTCTGAACCGCGGCGACAAGCGGCGCGGCAGCACGCCGTTCGCGGcgcagcagcacctgcaccgCCGCAGCATGCCCGTGGACGAGCGCGACCTGCGGCCGCTGCCGCCCGACGAGCTGTCGGGCTTGGTGCGCTGCACCTCGTACAGCCCCGGCGGCGAGCACCGCCAGAGCTGGGCCTCCGACTCCTCCGACTCCGTCATCTCCTCGGGCAGCGACTCCGACGGCAGCCTCTACAAGGTGATCCTGCTGGGCGAGCACGGCGTCGGCAAGACCAGCCTGGCGCGCATCTTCGGCGGCGTGGAGGACTGCGCGGACGCGGAGGAGGCCG GAAATACATACGACAGATCAATTATAGTTGATGGAGAAGAAGCATCTCTCGTGGTTTTCGATATATGGGAGCAG GATGACAGCCAATGGCTCCAGAACCACTGCATGAAAATGGGAGATGCCTATATTATTGTCTACTCAGTGACAGACAAAGTTAGTTTTGAGAAAGCTTCTGAGCTAAGAATCCAGCTGAGAAGAGCAAGGCAGACAGAAGATATTCCTATTATCCTTGTGGGAAATAAAAGTGACCTGGTCAGGTCCCGGGAGGTCTCAGTTGATG AGGGCCGGGCCTGTGCCGTGGTGTTTGACTGCAAGTTCATCGAGACCTCGGCCGCCCTGCACCACAACGTGAAGGATCTCTTCGAGGGCATCGTGCGGCAGATCCGCCTGCGCAAGGACAGCAAGGAGGACAACGCGCGCAGGATGGCCAACGCCAAGAGGAGGGAGAGCATCAGCAAGAAGGCCAAGCGCTTCCTCGGCAGGATTGTGGCCAAGAACAACAAGAAGAtggctttcaaagcaaaatCAAAGTCTTGCCACGACTTGTCCGTGCTATAG